In Schizosaccharomyces osmophilus chromosome 1, complete sequence, the genomic window TGATTGTAAAGGATCCCCAAAGAACTTATAAAGATTTGGTCAGTGAAGCAGGCATGTCAGGTGTCGTGACTCGAGTCATTGGAATTAACAAACTGAAAGCCAAATGGAAATCgtttgaacaaaaaagacAGCTTCGCGACCAGTTCGATCTTTTTTTGGCTGATGACCGTGTCATTTCTATGTTGCCTAATGTATTGGGCAAGACCTTCTATTCCAAGACAAAGGCTCCTATTCCTGTTCATATCAGCACTGAAAATGCTGACCAGTTGAAGAAGCAAGTCGTTTCTGCCTACAACGCTACTTATTTCCGTGCTTCTCCTTGCAGCAGCTTTATGATTCGTTGTGGACATACTTCCAATACTTCCCAAGAACTTGCCGATAACATTGAATCCATCGTGAAGTACTTGTGTGAAAAGAAGGTTGTCCCCAAAGGTGGCAAGGGTATATCAAGCATTCATGTCAAGACTACTCAAAGTATGGCGGTTCCACTTTGGAATAACCccaatttggaagaagaagttatGAAACTTCGTGCTTCTACTGAGGAAAAGGACACTTCTAAGAGAAAGCCTACCGAAGAAACCAAGACAACTGCTTCTCCTAACAAGAAGGCCAAAACAAATGCAAGTAAAACTACTGAAGAAACCAAGCCAGCTGCTTCTTCTAACAAGAAGACCAATACAAATGCAAGTAAAACTACTGAAGAAACCAAGCCAGCTGCTTCTCCTAACAAGAAGACCAATACAAATGCAAGTAAAACTATTGAAGAAACTAAGTCATCTGCTTCTCCTAACAAGAAGGCCAAAACAAATGCTGGTAAGGCTACTGAAATAAAACAGGAGGAGAAGGCAACTAAGAATGATCAGGGAGAGGGTAAGAATGCCTCTCCTAAAAAGAAGGTGCCTGTTGAGAAATCTACTGAGAAGCCTCCTCAGAAGCAAAAAGCCAtaccaaaacaaaaggaggattcagcaaagaaaaataatctTGCTAATCAGCcatcaaaaaagaacggaTCATCCGATTCTCCGTCTAAGCAACCCGAACAGGGTTCTGCGCAAACAAATACGACTAatgggaaaaagaaggctggtaaacaaaaggctAAAGGGAAACAATaattggatttttttgggGAATTTCAGGAAGTGAAAATTAACCGTGAAATTTGATCAGGCATGTATGTATGTACaaataattatattttggGTTTTTACTACGGATGTCGTTAGAAGAAATGTTAATAAAGTACCActatttctttgatttaTTAAACTTTACATTTGTAGAGCGGTTGTTAGTAAACGTGATTCGATTTATGAATACACGTGAGTATGAAAGTTTGGTTAAGtcattatttctttctgaTCCAAAGTTTGCTATATGCCTATAATTTCGCTCCAAAGACGTTACCTTTCGCAGATTCGGAGCCTGTCCCTGGCAAACCGTCCGGCCAATATGTATATTCTTGAACGAGGGTCCAATCCAGCGGATTTTTGCGGTGACTGAAATTGAAGCGTAACCATGTATCTTCTCGCTTCATGATTAATTGCATTGGGTAGCAGAGTCCATTATTCCATTCATCCATTCTTCCTACAAACACTTGCCATGTACCAGGATTCACTTTGCAAACAGAAAACCACGGAGAACTGAGATATTGTAGCACAAATGGAGTGTAAGAAGAAActtggttttctttttgcacATCAATAGAAAACCCGT contains:
- a CDS encoding U3 snoRNP-associated protein Cic1/Utp30 family, with amino-acid sequence MSLQQLLGEEVPTEKVCSALLGYEKKKGEENNANSESNKSNLLEDEEDTTSTVWLQLSTLKFITNNRKLIPFKIPLKHSIIPSSYEACLIVKDPQRTYKDLVSEAGMSGVVTRVIGINKLKAKWKSFEQKRQLRDQFDLFLADDRVISMLPNVLGKTFYSKTKAPIPVHISTENADQLKKQVVSAYNATYFRASPCSSFMIRCGHTSNTSQELADNIESIVKYLCEKKVVPKGGKGISSIHVKTTQSMAVPLWNNPNLEEEVMKLRASTEEKDTSKRKPTEETKTTASPNKKAKTNASKTTEETKPAASSNKKTNTNASKTTEETKPAASPNKKTNTNASKTIEETKSSASPNKKAKTNAGKATEIKQEEKATKNDQGEGKNASPKKKVPVEKSTEKPPQKQKAIPKQKEDSAKKNNLANQPSKKNGSSDSPSKQPEQGSAQTNTTNGKKKAGKQKAKGKQ